The proteins below are encoded in one region of Fusobacterium simiae:
- a CDS encoding aminopeptidase P family protein, which produces MLNKEVYIKRRKKLKENFKDGLILIIGNNFSPLDCEDNTYPFIQDATFKYYFGIDHNGLVGIIDIDKNEEIIFGNDFTMSDIIWMGKQKFLKDLASDVGIEKFIEKEELKKYLENRKNIRFTNQYRADNIMYLSLILNMNPLEFDRFISFELVKAIIKQRNIKDKIEIEEIEKAVNITKEMHLAAMRNVKDGMKEYELVAEVEKQPKKYNAYYSFQTILSKNGQILHNHSHLNTLKDGDLVLLDCGALSDEGYCGDMTTTFPVSGKFTERQKIIHNIVRDMFDRAKDLVRVGITYKEVHLEACKVLAENMKKLGLMKGKIEDIVNSGAHALFMPHGLGHMMGMTVHDMENFGEINVGYEEGDKKSTQFGLSSLRLAKKLEVGNVFTIEPGIYFIPELFEKWKNEKLHEEFLNYDEIEKYMDFGGIRMERDILIQEDGTSRILGDKFPRTTDEIEEYMKEYRK; this is translated from the coding sequence ATGTTAAACAAAGAAGTATATATAAAAAGAAGAAAAAAGTTAAAAGAAAATTTTAAAGATGGCTTGATTTTGATAATAGGAAATAATTTTTCTCCTCTTGACTGTGAAGATAACACATATCCATTTATTCAAGACGCAACTTTTAAATATTATTTTGGTATTGATCATAATGGATTAGTAGGAATTATTGATATAGATAAAAATGAAGAAATAATTTTTGGGAATGATTTTACTATGTCTGATATTATTTGGATGGGAAAACAAAAGTTTTTAAAAGATTTAGCTAGTGATGTTGGAATAGAAAAATTTATTGAAAAAGAAGAGTTAAAAAAATATTTAGAAAATAGAAAAAATATTAGATTTACCAATCAATATAGAGCAGATAATATTATGTATTTGAGTTTAATATTGAATATGAATCCATTAGAATTTGATAGATTTATATCTTTTGAACTGGTTAAAGCTATTATCAAACAAAGAAATATAAAAGATAAAATTGAAATAGAAGAAATAGAAAAAGCTGTTAATATAACAAAAGAAATGCATCTTGCAGCAATGAGAAATGTTAAAGATGGAATGAAAGAATATGAGCTTGTTGCTGAAGTTGAAAAACAGCCAAAAAAATATAATGCATATTATTCATTCCAAACTATACTTAGTAAGAATGGGCAAATTTTACATAACCATAGTCATTTGAATACTTTAAAAGATGGAGATTTAGTTTTGCTTGATTGTGGAGCATTGAGTGATGAAGGATATTGTGGAGATATGACTACAACTTTTCCTGTAAGTGGTAAATTTACTGAAAGGCAAAAGATTATACATAATATAGTAAGAGATATGTTTGATAGAGCAAAAGATTTAGTAAGAGTAGGAATAACATACAAGGAAGTACATTTAGAAGCTTGTAAAGTTTTAGCAGAAAACATGAAAAAACTTGGATTGATGAAAGGAAAAATTGAAGATATAGTTAATTCAGGAGCACATGCCTTATTTATGCCACATGGTTTGGGGCATATGATGGGAATGACAGTTCACGATATGGAAAATTTTGGAGAAATAAATGTAGGTTATGAAGAAGGAGATAAAAAATCAACTCAATTTGGGCTATCTTCTTTAAGACTTGCTAAGAAATTAGAAGTTGGAAATGTTTTTACTATTGAACCAGGAATATATTTTATACCAGAACTTTTTGAAAAATGGAAAAATGAAAAATTACATGAAGAATTTTTAAATTATGATGAAATAGAAAAGTATATGGACTTTGGTGGAATTAGAATGGAAAGAGATATTTTAATCCAGGAAGATGGAACAAGTAGAATTTTAGGAGATAAATTTCCAAGAACCACTGACGAGATAGAAGAATATATGAAAGAATATAGAAAATAG
- a CDS encoding autotransporter serine protease fusolisin, producing MRERILKNKLILVGLASILLVSCGGGGGGSSNAPINPGSNVSPTLKRPGTEDTINPNNPGNGSNINNPTNNMKRESLEELRKKMNEKEVKEFIFNEQNNSTESIPTDSRVLNGSTQKVAILDGDFLKNKIKLQNIYPEIEILDRVPANSPNNLKDHGEVVLKALKEGNNKLNIIAGSIGKSGDDWGVAPKYELYEEVLKRFDPNQKVKVFNQSWGTGDNITVARTKSEDYRMLSLAPGSSAEEGRKVFEFYKDTIKNKGGLFVWANGNRMTESNTTENGVVTSFSEAALQPGLPAIYRNENLEQGWITVVGIQKQRGDKYNIHFEGKNHLAYPGNEARWWAISAEAEIQKDGYHRGSSFAAPRVSRAAALIAEKYDWMTADQVRQTLFTTTDRVESFQKGERSTSMEPSYLYGWGMLNEERALKGPGAFINIRRQYQYSPNINNVFSANIPENKVSYFENDIYGDGGLEKLGKGTLHLTGNNSYEKGSTVKEGTLEIHKIHANHVNVENEGTLVLHSKAIIGYKINSNSIIDEKEITSDNIIARNVYNKGIVKVQGTTAIIGGDYIAHSGSKTEMDFSSKVRVLGKINMQGGAITLSSNKYISSQEKSIIMEGKSIEGNISNVEANGMRTANVAVENGKVVATLSRQNPVEYIGEEALESSKNVAENIEKVFKDLDQKIISGTATKEELAMGAIVQSMSTMGFTSATEMMSGEIYASAQALTFSQVQNINRDLSNRLAGLDNFKNSNKDSEVWFSVLGSGGKLRRDGYASADTRVTGGQFGIDTKFEGTTTLGVAMNYSYAKANFNRYAGESKSNMVGVSFYGKQDLPYGFYTAGRLGLSNISTKVKRELLTLTGETVTGKINHHDEMLSAYVEVGKKIGWFTPYIGYSQDYLRRGSFNESEASWGVKADKKNYRATNFLVGARAEYVGDKYKLQAYVTQAINTDKRDLAYEGTFTGSTVKQRFTGVKQAKNTTWIGLGAFREITPVFGVYGNVDFRVEDKKWVDSVFSTGLQYRF from the coding sequence ATGAGAGAACGAATATTAAAAAATAAGTTAATACTAGTTGGTTTGGCCTCTATTTTACTTGTAAGTTGTGGTGGCGGTGGTGGTGGAAGTTCCAATGCACCAATAAATCCAGGAAGTAATGTGTCACCTACACTTAAAAGACCAGGAACAGAGGATACAATAAATCCAAATAATCCTGGAAATGGAAGTAATATAAATAACCCAACTAATAATATGAAAAGGGAATCACTTGAAGAACTTAGAAAAAAAATGAATGAGAAAGAAGTTAAAGAATTTATTTTTAATGAGCAAAATAATTCAACTGAAAGTATTCCTACTGATAGCAGAGTTTTAAATGGTTCTACACAAAAAGTGGCCATATTAGATGGAGATTTTTTAAAAAATAAAATTAAATTACAGAATATATATCCAGAAATTGAGATATTAGATAGAGTTCCTGCTAATTCTCCAAATAATTTAAAAGACCATGGTGAGGTTGTACTAAAAGCACTAAAAGAAGGGAATAATAAATTAAATATTATTGCAGGAAGTATCGGAAAAAGTGGAGATGATTGGGGAGTAGCTCCTAAATATGAGTTATATGAAGAAGTTTTAAAAAGATTTGATCCAAATCAAAAAGTAAAAGTTTTCAATCAATCTTGGGGAACAGGTGATAATATAACTGTTGCAAGGACTAAATCCGAAGATTATAGAATGCTTTCTTTGGCACCAGGCTCTTCTGCAGAAGAAGGAAGAAAAGTATTTGAATTCTATAAAGATACAATAAAGAATAAAGGTGGACTTTTTGTTTGGGCAAATGGGAACAGAATGACAGAAAGTAACACAACTGAAAATGGAGTTGTAACTTCTTTTTCAGAAGCAGCACTTCAACCAGGTTTACCTGCAATTTATAGAAATGAAAATTTGGAACAAGGTTGGATAACAGTTGTTGGTATACAAAAACAAAGAGGAGATAAATATAATATTCATTTTGAAGGAAAAAATCATTTAGCATATCCAGGAAATGAAGCTAGATGGTGGGCTATTTCAGCAGAAGCAGAAATACAAAAGGATGGATATCATAGAGGTTCATCTTTTGCAGCTCCAAGAGTTTCAAGAGCAGCAGCCTTAATTGCTGAAAAGTATGATTGGATGACTGCTGATCAAGTTCGTCAAACTTTGTTTACTACAACAGATAGAGTGGAGTCATTTCAAAAAGGAGAGAGAAGTACCTCAATGGAACCAAGCTATTTATATGGTTGGGGAATGTTAAATGAGGAAAGAGCATTAAAAGGACCAGGAGCTTTTATTAATATTCGTAGACAATACCAGTATTCACCAAATATTAATAATGTATTTAGTGCTAATATACCAGAAAATAAAGTTTCATATTTTGAAAATGATATCTATGGAGATGGAGGACTTGAAAAATTAGGAAAAGGAACTTTACATTTAACAGGAAATAATTCCTATGAAAAAGGTAGTACAGTAAAAGAAGGTACACTAGAAATACATAAAATTCATGCAAATCATGTAAATGTTGAAAATGAAGGAACATTAGTTTTACATAGTAAAGCTATTATTGGATACAAAATAAATTCAAATTCTATAATTGATGAGAAAGAAATAACATCAGATAATATAATTGCTAGGAATGTATATAATAAGGGAATTGTAAAAGTCCAAGGTACAACAGCGATTATAGGAGGAGATTATATTGCACATTCAGGCTCTAAAACAGAAATGGATTTTTCTTCAAAAGTAAGAGTTTTAGGTAAAATTAATATGCAAGGAGGGGCTATAACATTATCATCAAATAAATATATATCTTCTCAAGAAAAATCTATAATAATGGAAGGAAAATCTATTGAGGGAAATATTAGTAATGTAGAAGCAAATGGAATGAGAACTGCAAATGTTGCTGTAGAAAATGGAAAAGTAGTTGCAACATTATCAAGACAAAATCCAGTAGAATATATAGGAGAAGAAGCATTAGAATCTTCTAAAAATGTTGCAGAAAATATAGAAAAAGTATTTAAAGACTTAGATCAAAAAATAATCTCTGGCACAGCAACAAAAGAAGAATTGGCTATGGGAGCAATTGTACAAAGTATGTCAACAATGGGCTTTACATCAGCAACAGAAATGATGTCAGGAGAAATATATGCTTCAGCACAAGCATTGACTTTCTCACAAGTTCAAAATATAAATAGAGATTTATCAAATAGATTAGCTGGATTAGATAATTTCAAAAATAGCAATAAAGATTCAGAAGTATGGTTTTCAGTATTAGGAAGTGGAGGAAAGCTAAGAAGAGATGGATATGCCTCAGCAGATACTAGAGTAACAGGAGGACAATTTGGTATAGATACTAAATTTGAAGGAACAACAACTCTTGGAGTAGCAATGAATTACTCTTATGCAAAAGCAAACTTCAACAGATATGCAGGAGAATCAAAGAGTAATATGGTAGGAGTATCATTTTATGGGAAACAAGATTTACCATATGGATTTTATACAGCAGGTCGTTTAGGATTATCTAATATCTCAACAAAGGTTAAAAGAGAATTATTGACATTGACAGGAGAAACAGTAACAGGAAAGATAAATCATCATGATGAAATGTTATCAGCTTATGTAGAAGTAGGAAAGAAAATTGGTTGGTTTACACCATATATAGGATACTCACAAGATTATCTAAGAAGAGGAAGTTTCAATGAATCAGAAGCATCTTGGGGAGTAAAAGCAGATAAAAAGAATTATAGAGCAACAAACTTCTTAGTGGGAGCAAGGGCAGAATATGTAGGCGATAAGTATAAATTACAAGCTTATGTAACACAAGCAATTAATACAGATAAAAGAGATTTAGCCTATGAAGGAACTTTTACAGGAAGCACAGTAAAGCAAAGATTTACAGGGGTAAAACAAGCAAAGAATACAACATGGATAGGCTTAGGAGCATTTAGAGAAATAACACCAGTATTTGGAGTATATGGAAATGTAGATTTTAGAGTAGAGGATAAGAAATGGGTAGATTCAGTATTCTCAACAGGATTACAATACAGGTTCTAA
- a CDS encoding MazG nucleotide pyrophosphohydrolase domain-containing protein, giving the protein MENIQQDLLKKLSKENSINEIQTYIKKIMDIRGFNKEKSSDKILLLVEEVGELAKAIRKNERKLGIDKSKESNYSSVESEIADVFIVLLSLCDVLNIDLFKAFLDKEEENIKRIWSVNR; this is encoded by the coding sequence ATGGAAAATATTCAACAAGATCTATTAAAGAAACTATCAAAAGAGAATTCTATAAATGAAATACAAACTTATATAAAGAAAATAATGGATATAAGAGGTTTTAATAAAGAAAAATCCTCAGATAAAATTTTATTATTAGTTGAAGAAGTGGGGGAGTTAGCAAAAGCTATAAGAAAAAATGAGAGGAAGTTAGGAATAGACAAAAGCAAGGAATCTAACTATTCTTCTGTTGAGAGTGAGATAGCAGATGTATTTATAGTTCTCTTATCATTATGTGATGTTTTAAATATAGATTTATTTAAAGCATTTTTAGACAAGGAAGAAGAAAATATTAAAAGAATATGGTCAGTGAATAGATAA